In Leptodesmis sichuanensis A121, the following are encoded in one genomic region:
- a CDS encoding WD40 repeat domain-containing protein: MRILEGHQHWVLCTAFSPDGKRLVSSSGDQTIRIWDVATGACLRVLTGHESWVIPVGFSSGGDLIVSAGFDQTVRVWDVAAGKCLQVLRGHTGWIWCAMFSPDNRLIASTGVDQTIRIWDAETGACLYAIQGHTKQVWRAIFHPDGKRLASCAEDQTVRLWDISTRQCLRIVRGYTNWVRSVSFSRDGQLLLSAHQDSTVNVWDAQHYRWLYALKGHTDSVMDVAVSPDGQYLASAGEDRTVRVWLIAEQRCLHVLTGHTSGVWTIAFSPDSRLLVSAGCDLTLRVWDVQSAACLQVLKGHSDRILDLAFSPTSILVASASEDQTVKLWNPGTGECIREIVEATRVMSVAFSPDGKTLATGSLDTTVKLWDVESGEQLHILPGHGGWVMSLAFSPDGQTLISGSCDQTIKIWHLPSNQCINTLKQHQNWVWSIAYRSDGDMLASGSEDETIKIWNVRSGQCLATLRTRGPYDGMKIAETTGLSPAQKTTLNALGAIESVNLEQLQPDFKLNGANSKLHQLDH, from the coding sequence TTGCGTATCCTGGAAGGGCATCAGCATTGGGTGCTGTGTACGGCGTTCAGTCCCGATGGTAAACGACTGGTCAGCAGTAGTGGTGATCAAACGATTCGCATTTGGGATGTAGCAACGGGTGCATGTTTGCGCGTCTTAACTGGACACGAAAGCTGGGTTATTCCAGTGGGTTTTAGTTCTGGGGGCGATCTCATTGTGAGCGCCGGATTTGATCAGACGGTGCGAGTTTGGGATGTGGCAGCGGGGAAGTGTCTACAAGTTTTGCGCGGGCACACTGGCTGGATCTGGTGTGCAATGTTTAGTCCAGATAATCGTCTGATTGCCAGTACGGGTGTGGATCAAACAATCCGGATTTGGGATGCTGAAACAGGAGCTTGTCTCTACGCGATTCAAGGACATACCAAACAGGTGTGGAGAGCAATTTTTCACCCAGATGGCAAACGACTGGCAAGTTGTGCAGAAGACCAAACTGTGAGACTTTGGGATATTTCCACGAGGCAATGCCTGCGGATAGTCAGAGGCTATACAAACTGGGTGCGATCGGTCAGCTTCAGTCGGGATGGGCAACTGCTCTTGAGTGCCCATCAAGATTCCACAGTCAACGTTTGGGATGCTCAACACTATCGCTGGCTCTATGCTCTGAAAGGGCACACGGATTCAGTCATGGATGTGGCCGTGTCTCCCGATGGGCAGTACTTGGCGAGTGCTGGAGAAGATCGTACCGTGCGAGTTTGGCTGATTGCAGAGCAGCGCTGTCTTCATGTGCTCACGGGACACACCAGCGGCGTTTGGACGATCGCCTTTAGCCCCGACAGTCGCCTTTTAGTCAGTGCTGGATGTGACCTGACGCTGAGGGTTTGGGATGTGCAATCTGCTGCTTGCCTACAGGTGCTGAAAGGGCATAGCGATCGCATTCTTGACCTGGCCTTTAGCCCGACCAGTATTCTGGTTGCCAGTGCTAGCGAAGATCAAACGGTTAAACTCTGGAATCCTGGCACTGGGGAATGTATTCGGGAGATCGTAGAAGCTACACGAGTGATGTCGGTTGCCTTCAGTCCAGATGGCAAAACCCTGGCGACGGGCAGTTTAGATACAACCGTTAAACTTTGGGATGTGGAAAGCGGAGAACAGTTACACATCCTTCCAGGGCATGGGGGTTGGGTGATGTCCCTAGCCTTCAGTCCAGACGGTCAAACCCTAATCAGCGGCAGTTGTGATCAAACCATTAAGATTTGGCACCTTCCTAGCAACCAATGTATAAATACACTCAAACAGCATCAAAACTGGGTGTGGTCTATTGCCTATAGGTCAGATGGAGATATGCTGGCCAGTGGCAGTGAAGATGAAACGATTAAGATTTGGAACGTGCGATCTGGGCAGTGTCTAGCCACCCTCCGCACACGCGGGCCTTATGATGGCATGAAAATTGCCGAAACTACAGGTTTATCCCCGGCCCAAAAAACAACGTTGAATGCATTAGGTGCCATTGAATCGGTCAATTTAGAGCAACTTCAACCGGATTTTAAGTTGAACGGGGCGAATTCTAAATTACACCAATTGGATCACTGA
- a CDS encoding diheme cytochrome c, producing MPFPSHRPSQISYRRQRSSRGTKAMQPDRKRSVWLLLVLLLLWSLCLGIGLAQATEPQSRETTREAIAQIPPTNSTQPVATPTSTSSRIGTVDVVPERYQAAQNLYLQHCSTCHIALPPAVMPSETWRTLIQDTQHYGAELKPLDRFEIQGMWQYLRDFSRPQAIDEQTPYRLYESRIFRALHPRVKFAQRVNLESCISCHPGAGQYDFRSLSAEWQNAP from the coding sequence ATGCCCTTTCCGTCCCATCGCCCCTCTCAAATTTCCTACCGACGGCAACGGTCATCCCGTGGCACAAAAGCGATGCAACCCGATCGCAAACGCTCTGTGTGGCTGCTATTGGTTCTGTTATTACTGTGGAGCCTTTGCCTGGGAATTGGGCTGGCTCAGGCGACCGAACCCCAATCGAGAGAGACAACGAGAGAGGCGATCGCCCAGATTCCCCCAACCAATTCCACCCAGCCAGTGGCTACCCCAACCAGCACCAGTAGCCGCATTGGTACGGTTGATGTGGTTCCAGAACGCTACCAGGCGGCCCAGAACCTGTACCTCCAACATTGTTCCACTTGTCATATTGCCCTGCCTCCAGCGGTAATGCCGTCCGAAACCTGGCGCACGTTGATTCAAGATACGCAGCATTATGGGGCAGAATTGAAACCTCTGGATCGCTTTGAAATTCAGGGGATGTGGCAGTATTTACGGGACTTTTCTCGACCGCAGGCGATCGACGAACAAACCCCTTATCGCCTCTACGAATCCCGCATCTTCAGAGCACTTCATCCCCGCGTCAAATTTGCTCAACGAGTCAACCTGGAGAGTTGTATTTCCTGCCATCCCGGTGCTGGTCAATACGACTTCCGCAGCCTCAGCGCTGAATGGCAAAACGCCCCGTGA
- a CDS encoding patatin-like phospholipase family protein: MAPNTRCILACDGGGIRGVVTATLLEELESRLKAVQPDKSLRDYFDIIAGTSTGSIIACGVAKGYPASRIREIYETRGIEIFPRFWQVFKSLTSRITFGYSQPIYDGRGLENVLQDSSIFGDDRFKDLPICTLVTAYDTYNRQAVVFVSTAAIAAQIPIWQVCRSSSAAPIAFPAYLLEDKEFVAYWKQELRSKLGSGIPIYQGKEVVPLIDGGVFANNPTLCAIAHRLVWEDQPSRKDLVVASFGTGQNVKAIGVKDALGWGGLEWASPRKGIPFMDVLFDGSSDAVEYVSRKLLDPEQEYRFQPTLVENLPAFNAGPENIKKLIAAARQYLTNDIVDRRLDELAKTLVERSQTSGSRENHQQPVNVAE, from the coding sequence ATGGCTCCCAATACCCGGTGTATTTTGGCGTGTGATGGAGGTGGAATTCGTGGGGTTGTCACGGCCACTTTATTGGAGGAGTTGGAATCCAGGCTTAAAGCCGTACAACCAGATAAATCACTCCGCGATTATTTTGACATTATTGCTGGCACATCCACTGGCAGCATTATTGCCTGTGGTGTGGCAAAGGGGTATCCAGCCAGCAGAATTCGCGAGATTTACGAAACCCGTGGCATTGAGATTTTTCCCAGGTTCTGGCAGGTCTTTAAAAGTTTGACCAGTCGCATCACGTTCGGCTATAGCCAACCCATCTACGATGGCAGGGGGTTAGAGAACGTCCTTCAAGATAGCAGCATCTTTGGCGACGATCGCTTTAAAGATCTGCCCATTTGCACCCTGGTTACGGCCTACGACACCTACAATCGGCAAGCGGTTGTCTTTGTCAGTACAGCAGCGATCGCAGCCCAAATTCCCATCTGGCAAGTCTGTCGTTCCTCATCGGCAGCTCCCATAGCATTTCCGGCTTACCTGCTGGAAGACAAAGAGTTTGTGGCCTACTGGAAGCAGGAGTTACGCAGCAAACTTGGTTCAGGTATTCCAATTTATCAGGGGAAAGAAGTCGTGCCTCTGATTGATGGTGGGGTGTTTGCCAACAATCCAACCCTGTGCGCGATCGCCCATCGACTGGTCTGGGAGGATCAGCCTTCCCGGAAGGATCTCGTAGTGGCTTCCTTTGGCACTGGGCAAAACGTAAAGGCGATCGGCGTCAAGGATGCGCTGGGTTGGGGTGGTTTGGAGTGGGCCAGTCCTCGCAAAGGGATTCCCTTTATGGATGTACTGTTTGATGGTTCCAGTGATGCAGTAGAGTACGTCAGCCGCAAATTGTTAGACCCTGAGCAGGAGTACCGTTTTCAGCCAACCCTGGTTGAAAATCTACCTGCCTTTAATGCAGGGCCAGAAAACATCAAAAAACTGATTGCTGCGGCTCGTCAGTATCTAACGAATGACATAGTAGACCGGAGATTAGATGAACTGGCCAAAACTCTGGTCGAGCGATCGCAGACATCTGGTTCAAGAGAGAACCATCAACAGCCCGTGAATGTAGCTGAATAA
- a CDS encoding GNAT family N-acyltransferase codes for MDNSLTHLLNLAPATMIKQQLVAQQNSSRFYSRPLQIEQHIKLAQRLVHQVFVEEMGWIPDPLNPSGIRCVDDRLGKLFVDDFDEAAIWFGTFHHGHLIACWRFCPPRNGKFELEHYHPIPDFLKTSASLEVTRLVIYPQYRQRSRVLLNLAQTTHQHLRDQFNYVFAAVEFPHPGNLYLKLGLKRAGVSPFKYSPVDQNEVEIVVLDLQDRTTLASQSGC; via the coding sequence ATGGATAACTCACTCACTCACTTACTCAACCTAGCCCCTGCAACGATGATCAAACAGCAACTGGTAGCGCAACAGAATAGCTCAAGATTTTACAGTAGACCCCTTCAAATTGAGCAGCACATCAAACTGGCTCAACGGCTGGTTCATCAAGTGTTTGTTGAAGAAATGGGATGGATTCCAGACCCATTGAATCCTTCAGGCATCCGGTGTGTTGACGATCGATTGGGTAAATTATTTGTAGATGATTTTGATGAGGCTGCAATCTGGTTTGGCACTTTTCATCATGGCCATCTGATTGCTTGCTGGCGATTCTGCCCACCTCGAAACGGCAAATTTGAATTAGAGCACTACCATCCCATTCCAGATTTCCTCAAAACATCTGCCAGCCTGGAGGTTACACGGCTCGTCATTTATCCTCAATACCGCCAGCGATCGCGCGTTTTGCTGAATCTGGCACAAACGACTCACCAGCATCTACGTGATCAATTCAACTATGTCTTTGCCGCCGTTGAGTTCCCCCATCCAGGCAATCTGTATTTGAAATTGGGATTGAAGCGAGCGGGGGTCAGCCCGTTTAAATATTCGCCTGTTGATCAGAATGAAGTCGAAATTGTTGTTCTGGATTTGCAAGACAGAACCACTTTAGCCAGTCAATCTGGGTGCTAA
- a CDS encoding peptidoglycan-binding protein: protein MPTIRELIDSQSNNSCSTATTQGLNLQIIAEMNLLVPNVLTSFEDLNVAISSPAINPFLQPAAKEALRRAIRSRGNTTLQITSAYRTVAQQYILWQWFQRGQCGIPDAATPGRSNHEDGLALDIPDYSAWRSPLEREGWQWFNSQDPVHFTYMAGGVRNDIGDIGLKAFQILWNKHNPNDLIETDGLFGPETAKRLDLSPAEGFGIPRLLKLTDPNMQGEDVRRVQEALVRAGFLQSSGVDGIFGINTEIAVKNLQERNGLSKDGIVGTQTLRALGLGQSTNGSIVINMPSPTVPTPARDRWTQALLKAPTTGASAITARQDGLSAGVAASQQMAKTDLPRVQSLINTFRQVGAKFDIPPALIAALASRESRCGNVLTTDGWGDGGNAFGILQVDRRFHTLRGTNNPASAAHIEQAIEIFASYRQQVQAKHPNWEDEYVIKGAAVAYNSGVGNVQTKTGMDIGTAGGDYGSDVIARAQFYVNRV from the coding sequence ATGCCGACGATTCGAGAATTGATTGACAGTCAATCGAATAATAGTTGCAGCACGGCAACGACTCAAGGATTGAATCTGCAAATTATTGCGGAGATGAACCTGCTGGTTCCCAATGTCCTGACCAGTTTTGAAGACTTGAATGTTGCCATCTCCAGTCCTGCCATCAATCCCTTCCTGCAACCTGCCGCCAAAGAAGCACTGCGACGAGCCATCCGATCGCGAGGAAACACAACCCTCCAGATTACTTCGGCGTATCGTACCGTTGCCCAGCAATATATCCTCTGGCAATGGTTTCAGCGTGGGCAATGCGGAATTCCTGACGCTGCGACTCCGGGTCGCAGCAATCACGAAGATGGTCTGGCTCTGGATATTCCAGACTACAGTGCATGGCGATCGCCGCTGGAACGGGAAGGCTGGCAATGGTTCAACTCCCAAGACCCGGTTCACTTTACCTACATGGCTGGGGGAGTGCGGAACGATATTGGGGATATTGGCCTGAAAGCCTTTCAGATCCTCTGGAACAAACACAACCCTAATGATTTGATTGAAACCGATGGCTTATTTGGTCCAGAAACGGCGAAGCGACTGGACTTATCTCCAGCAGAGGGGTTTGGTATTCCACGCCTGCTGAAGCTGACCGATCCCAATATGCAGGGAGAGGATGTTCGCCGGGTGCAGGAGGCACTGGTGAGAGCAGGATTCCTGCAATCCAGTGGAGTTGATGGCATCTTTGGGATCAACACTGAAATTGCCGTGAAGAACCTGCAGGAGCGTAATGGTCTGAGTAAGGACGGGATTGTTGGGACTCAAACCCTCCGCGCTCTGGGACTGGGACAAAGCACCAATGGCAGTATTGTGATCAATATGCCATCACCGACTGTCCCAACTCCTGCCCGCGATCGCTGGACTCAGGCTCTGCTAAAAGCTCCAACGACTGGAGCATCCGCCATTACTGCCCGCCAGGATGGACTGTCTGCTGGTGTTGCGGCCTCTCAGCAAATGGCAAAAACTGACCTGCCACGGGTGCAGTCTCTGATTAATACCTTCCGTCAGGTCGGAGCCAAATTTGACATTCCACCTGCCCTGATTGCGGCGCTTGCCAGCCGCGAATCCCGTTGCGGAAACGTTCTGACCACGGATGGTTGGGGCGATGGAGGCAACGCTTTCGGAATCCTTCAGGTCGATCGCCGTTTCCACACCTTGCGCGGCACCAATAATCCGGCCAGTGCAGCCCATATTGAACAGGCGATCGAAATTTTTGCCAGCTACCGCCAGCAAGTTCAGGCCAAGCATCCCAATTGGGAAGATGAGTATGTCATCAAAGGTGCTGCTGTGGCCTACAACTCAGGCGTTGGCAATGTTCAAACCAAAACCGGAATGGATATTGGTACGGCGGGTGGAGATTACGGTTCCGATGTGATTGCCCGAGCACAGTTTTATGTGAACCGCGTGTAG
- a CDS encoding carotenoid oxygenase family protein, producing the protein MNDDFSIIYDPSKVEADGQTHDIPTSVVKASREERDTTNLIAQQFQIDSQSQLIPISSADVELPADLTGYYFVAAALSPPETQVINGDGMIYRLEFLNGKATLKTRIAKTPCYYADQLTQKFRKYPESYVFKDAGPSRMSPKLGNRNQLNTAFLQTHDHLLVTFDAGIPWVIDPDSMELIEPVGRMDEWLSITDPFAGFAPSLRDTVLPSHSNPAHPVYDHHKPENDFPNCQSDPSSTLPSDHFLTLNYSVGYKGKFRKNVDRVLGWVRRRAIRALNRAKGEPLPFTQRVYGFTDLIRYNFDDRKLERWQLVLPDWDSENPDVTKLLIGEQSIHQMVATEDYIILADMAFKIEYSQLFSPYLVDLPEKWFDNAIKFLTKLSQGGFSQDKLLRLRLELGYQLYAIFLKLLPSSQISNFYIISRADLQKCSNNPGSRLTEPPKSISVRKVTIPREISHFTADYSNPEGKITLHIGHQNNTDVTEWISEYDRPVAGKQKPFENTASPCKRLAGMITGAMDVSSFGRYIVDGETGALLDSKVFSDVEHTWWPSVYTHRDICRDRPTEPATEIKNLYWMCWGFSWEIIPDRIYQAYKDREFRVVHHTQLPETGKPSKLLRLDTQTMEIADWFDFPPGHFACSPQFIPKSTPCPPDQDPSTHGYIACVVLSDARDLHAGTADATPQDEFWIFDASNLGNRNDSPKTQAIVYKLTHAPSLNLGLTIHSIWLSPEDFTQKSQPYTDPQERQNLRRKAFWQDYGALVNPKNSGQPSTDKPRAFKSIDPTTQTLFQELQEPFIQQRLELDD; encoded by the coding sequence ATGAATGACGACTTCTCAATCATCTACGACCCGTCAAAAGTTGAGGCAGATGGACAGACCCACGATATTCCTACCTCCGTCGTCAAAGCAAGTCGGGAGGAACGGGACACGACTAACCTGATTGCACAGCAATTTCAGATCGACAGCCAGTCGCAGCTTATCCCCATTTCATCTGCCGATGTTGAACTACCTGCGGATCTGACAGGGTATTACTTTGTAGCCGCCGCTCTATCACCGCCAGAAACCCAGGTGATCAATGGGGATGGCATGATTTATCGGCTAGAATTCCTGAATGGCAAAGCCACGCTTAAAACACGAATCGCTAAAACTCCTTGCTACTACGCCGACCAACTCACTCAAAAATTCCGCAAATACCCGGAATCTTATGTCTTTAAAGATGCAGGGCCAAGTCGAATGAGTCCTAAACTTGGCAATCGCAATCAACTCAATACGGCCTTTTTGCAAACTCACGATCACCTCCTCGTGACCTTCGATGCTGGAATTCCCTGGGTTATCGATCCCGATAGTATGGAATTGATTGAACCCGTGGGTCGGATGGATGAATGGTTAAGTATCACCGATCCATTTGCAGGTTTCGCTCCCAGCCTGCGGGATACAGTGCTGCCGTCTCACTCCAATCCAGCCCACCCAGTCTACGATCATCACAAACCTGAAAACGACTTTCCCAACTGCCAGAGTGACCCTTCTAGCACATTACCCAGTGATCATTTTCTCACCCTCAACTATTCAGTTGGGTATAAAGGGAAGTTTAGAAAAAATGTCGATCGCGTCCTTGGCTGGGTAAGACGAAGAGCAATTCGGGCATTAAACAGGGCTAAGGGTGAACCTTTGCCTTTCACACAACGGGTTTATGGCTTCACTGATTTGATTCGCTATAACTTTGACGATCGCAAACTGGAGCGCTGGCAACTGGTGCTACCCGATTGGGATAGCGAAAACCCCGATGTGACTAAGCTATTGATTGGAGAACAATCGATTCACCAGATGGTAGCCACCGAAGATTACATTATCCTGGCAGACATGGCATTCAAGATTGAATATTCCCAGCTTTTCTCCCCTTACCTTGTGGATCTGCCGGAAAAATGGTTTGACAACGCAATCAAGTTTCTGACGAAACTGAGTCAGGGGGGGTTCTCCCAAGATAAGTTATTACGGTTGAGACTTGAGCTTGGCTATCAACTGTATGCAATTTTTCTGAAACTACTGCCTTCATCGCAAATCAGCAATTTCTACATTATCAGTCGAGCAGATTTGCAAAAATGCAGCAATAATCCTGGCAGTCGGCTAACTGAGCCACCCAAATCGATTTCAGTCCGCAAGGTTACAATTCCTCGTGAAATCTCTCATTTCACGGCAGACTACAGCAATCCAGAGGGCAAAATTACGCTCCATATTGGCCATCAAAACAATACCGATGTCACAGAGTGGATCAGTGAATACGATCGCCCCGTTGCAGGCAAACAGAAGCCGTTTGAGAATACTGCATCCCCTTGCAAGCGGTTAGCAGGAATGATAACCGGAGCAATGGATGTGAGTTCCTTTGGCCGCTATATCGTTGATGGCGAAACCGGTGCGTTACTAGATTCCAAGGTGTTTAGTGATGTCGAGCATACCTGGTGGCCCTCGGTTTACACTCATCGCGATATTTGTCGCGATCGCCCAACGGAACCTGCAACCGAAATCAAAAACTTGTACTGGATGTGCTGGGGTTTCTCCTGGGAAATCATCCCCGATCGCATTTACCAAGCTTATAAAGATCGAGAATTCCGCGTCGTCCACCATACCCAACTTCCCGAAACAGGCAAACCCTCCAAGCTGCTGCGTTTGGATACTCAAACCATGGAGATTGCCGACTGGTTCGATTTTCCGCCCGGACACTTTGCCTGTTCACCCCAGTTCATCCCCAAATCAACCCCCTGCCCACCCGATCAAGACCCATCCACTCACGGTTACATCGCCTGTGTTGTTTTATCTGATGCTCGCGATCTCCATGCCGGAACCGCTGATGCTACCCCCCAGGACGAGTTTTGGATTTTTGATGCCAGCAATCTTGGCAATCGCAACGATAGCCCTAAAACACAAGCCATTGTCTACAAACTCACCCATGCCCCATCCCTCAATCTGGGTTTAACGATTCATTCAATCTGGCTGTCGCCAGAAGATTTCACTCAAAAAAGCCAGCCCTACACCGATCCCCAAGAACGCCAAAATCTACGACGAAAGGCTTTCTGGCAGGACTATGGCGCTCTAGTTAACCCTAAAAACAGCGGTCAGCCCTCTACAGACAAACCTAGAGCGTTTAAGAGCATCGACCCTACAACTCAGACTCTATTTCAGGAACTACAAGAACCGTTCATTCAGCAAAGGTTAGAGCTGGATGACTAA
- the secA gene encoding preprotein translocase subunit SecA — protein sequence MLKTLLGDPNARKLKKYQPIVTEVALLEEEIQSLSDEELRGKTTEFKQRLEKGETLDDLLPEAFAVVREAGKRVLGMRHFDVQVLGGMILHEGQIAEMKTGEGKTLVATLPAYLNALSGKGVHVITVNDYLARRDAEWMGQVHRFLGLTVGLIQQTMTPSERKKNYDCDITYGTNSELGFDYLRDNMATSMADVVQRPFNYCIIDEVDSVLIDEARTPLIISGQVERPSEKYIQAAEIAKALNKDEHYEVDEKQRTILLTDEGFIRAEQLLGVTDLFDPKDPWAHYVFNAIKAKELFILDVNYIVRGGEVVIVDEFTGRVMPGRRWSDGLHQAIEAKEGAEIQPETQTLATITYQNFFLLYPKLAGMTGTAKTEEAEFGKIYNLEVTTIPTNRTNIRRDLSDVVYKTEEAKWRAVAIECAEMYKMGRPVLVGTTSVEKSEVLSRLLAELKIPHNLLNAKPENVERESEIVAQAGRKGAVTIATNMAGRGTDIILGGNADYMARLKVREYFMPKLAQPEDEDEFGITSVPGAGGGRSGGQGFVPGRKVKTWKASPQIYPTELSKATEKLLKDAVDFAVKEYGERSLPELEAEDKIAVASEKAPTQDPVIQKLRAAYNRIREEYEVFTKAEHEEVVALGGLHVIGTERHESRRIDNQLRGRAARQGDPGSTKFFLSLQDNLLRIFGGDRVAGLMNAFRVEEDMPIESGMLTRSLEGAQKKVETYYYDIRKQVFEYDEVMNKQRRAIYAERRRVLEGQDLKEQVIKYAELTMDDIVNAYINPELPAEEWELDKLVSKVKEFVYLLADLEPKQLEDLTFSEIKAFLHEQVRIAYDNKEAQIDQIQPGLMRQAERFFILQQIDTLWREHLQQMDGLRESVGLRGYGQKDPLIEYKSEGFELFLEMMTDIRRNVVYSLFMFQPQVQPTAPAAAVAGDIEVEEL from the coding sequence ATGTTAAAAACGTTGCTGGGCGATCCGAACGCACGCAAACTCAAAAAATATCAACCGATCGTGACTGAAGTCGCTTTGCTGGAAGAAGAAATCCAATCCTTGTCGGACGAGGAATTGCGAGGCAAAACGACAGAATTTAAGCAGCGCCTGGAAAAGGGGGAAACCCTGGATGACCTGCTGCCCGAAGCCTTTGCCGTGGTCAGGGAGGCAGGCAAGCGAGTGCTGGGGATGCGCCACTTTGATGTGCAAGTGCTGGGGGGCATGATCCTGCACGAAGGTCAGATTGCTGAAATGAAGACAGGGGAAGGAAAAACCCTGGTGGCAACGCTTCCCGCTTACCTGAATGCCCTGTCTGGTAAGGGTGTACATGTGATCACCGTAAACGATTACCTGGCTCGTCGGGACGCAGAATGGATGGGGCAGGTGCATCGTTTCTTGGGCCTTACCGTAGGTCTGATTCAGCAAACCATGACTCCCAGTGAGCGCAAGAAGAATTACGACTGCGATATTACCTACGGCACCAACAGTGAGTTGGGGTTCGACTACCTGCGGGACAATATGGCAACCTCAATGGCCGATGTGGTGCAGCGTCCCTTTAACTACTGCATCATCGACGAAGTGGATTCAGTGTTGATTGATGAAGCCCGCACCCCCCTGATCATTTCCGGTCAGGTGGAGCGGCCCAGTGAGAAATATATTCAGGCTGCAGAGATTGCCAAAGCCCTGAATAAAGATGAACACTATGAGGTCGATGAAAAGCAACGGACGATTCTGCTGACGGATGAAGGGTTTATTCGGGCTGAACAGTTGCTGGGCGTAACGGATCTCTTCGACCCAAAGGATCCCTGGGCGCATTATGTGTTCAACGCGATTAAGGCTAAGGAACTGTTCATCCTGGATGTGAACTACATTGTGCGGGGTGGCGAAGTCGTAATTGTGGATGAGTTCACGGGACGGGTAATGCCCGGTCGGCGCTGGAGTGATGGTCTGCACCAGGCGATCGAAGCCAAGGAAGGCGCAGAAATCCAACCGGAAACCCAAACCCTGGCCACCATTACCTACCAGAACTTCTTCCTGCTCTATCCCAAACTGGCTGGGATGACCGGGACGGCCAAAACAGAAGAAGCGGAATTTGGCAAGATTTACAACCTGGAAGTGACGACTATTCCCACGAATCGCACCAACATCCGACGCGATTTATCGGACGTGGTGTACAAGACTGAGGAAGCCAAGTGGCGGGCGGTGGCGATCGAATGTGCAGAGATGTACAAGATGGGCCGTCCGGTTCTGGTGGGTACCACCAGCGTGGAAAAGTCGGAAGTCTTGTCTCGCTTGCTGGCCGAGTTGAAAATTCCCCACAACCTGCTGAACGCCAAACCAGAGAACGTGGAGCGGGAATCGGAAATTGTCGCGCAGGCCGGACGGAAGGGAGCCGTAACGATCGCCACCAACATGGCCGGACGCGGAACCGACATCATCCTGGGTGGGAACGCCGATTACATGGCGCGGTTGAAGGTGCGGGAATATTTCATGCCCAAACTGGCGCAACCCGAAGATGAGGATGAATTTGGTATTACGTCAGTTCCGGGAGCCGGAGGAGGTCGTAGTGGGGGCCAGGGATTTGTTCCCGGTCGCAAGGTGAAAACCTGGAAAGCTTCACCCCAGATCTATCCTACGGAACTCTCTAAAGCGACAGAAAAACTGCTGAAGGACGCGGTGGATTTCGCGGTGAAGGAGTACGGAGAGCGATCGCTGCCGGAACTGGAAGCCGAGGACAAAATTGCCGTTGCCTCTGAAAAAGCACCGACTCAGGATCCAGTGATTCAAAAACTGCGGGCAGCCTATAACCGGATTCGGGAAGAGTACGAAGTGTTCACGAAGGCCGAACATGAGGAAGTCGTGGCCCTGGGTGGTCTGCATGTGATTGGGACAGAACGTCACGAATCCCGCCGGATTGATAACCAGTTACGGGGACGGGCCGCTCGGCAGGGCGACCCTGGTTCCACCAAGTTCTTCCTCAGTTTGCAGGACAACTTGCTGCGGATCTTTGGCGGCGATCGGGTAGCGGGTCTGATGAATGCCTTCCGGGTGGAAGAAGATATGCCGATCGAGTCGGGAATGCTGACGCGATCGCTGGAAGGTGCCCAGAAGAAGGTGGAAACCTACTACTACGACATCCGGAAGCAGGTGTTTGAGTACGACGAAGTGATGAACAAACAACGTCGGGCCATCTACGCCGAACGTCGCCGGGTCTTGGAAGGACAGGATCTGAAGGAACAGGTGATTAAGTATGCGGAACTGACGATGGATGACATCGTGAATGCCTACATCAATCCCGAACTACCAGCGGAAGAATGGGAACTGGATAAGTTAGTCAGCAAGGTGAAGGAATTTGTTTACCTGCTGGCGGATCTGGAACCCAAACAATTGGAAGATCTGACGTTTAGCGAGATTAAAGCCTTCCTGCACGAACAGGTGCGGATTGCCTACGACAACAAAGAAGCTCAGATTGACCAGATTCAACCCGGATTGATGCGACAGGCAGAACGGTTCTTCATTCTGCAACAGATTGACACCCTCTGGCGGGAACACCTGCAACAGATGGATGGCCTGCGGGAATCTGTCGGTTTACGCGGCTACGGTCAGAAGGATCCGCTGATCGAGTACAAGAGCGAAGGCTTTGAACTGTTCCTGGAGATGATGACCGATATTCGCCGGAATGTGGTCTACTCCCTGTTCATGTTCCAACCCCAGGTGCAACCTACCGCTCCCGCTGCCGCCGTAGCTGGAGATATTGAGGTTGAAGAACTGTAG